The genomic interval AGCTTTTTTAGTATCAAATGGCCAGTTTTTGAGCTTCTTTTTCTTCACAATTGCCTCTTGTTCCTTTTCAACTATCCATTCAGGTTTATTTAAAGGGGTTTCCTTCAAATACTTTTCTCTTTGAAGCAACTCTTCATCACTGTTGTCATACAAGTTGTTATACTTCTCAGCCAATACCTTTCTTCGCTCTTCCTGATTGAATCCTCTATATTCTGTCACATCGCGCCATTTTCCATGATAAGGCACATTGAGGTCTATCCATGTATTCAATTTCTCCCATTCATGGTCTTCCAATTCAACGCCGTGATGGCCACTTTCCAATAGTTGCACAAGCTCGGATGTACTGGCATGAAATTCCATTGGAGTCAAAATATGCACATCGGATTCAGGCCCTGGTCTGCTGATATAAGGATGAAGATTTAAATAACTCTCTCTGAAATTATTGTAATCCGTAGCTTTCTTGTCACTGGCAAAATCAGGAATCTCATTATTATTACCATTATGGCAAGAAATGCAATTGCGATCCAGAACAGGTTGTACTTCCAGATCAAATGAAAATGGTCTGGCGCCTCCTCCCGACATAGGCATTATCTCAACGGGCTTTTTGCGTGATGCCAATGTATACTTTGGTTTCACTACCTGATTTTGATCTTCATGACAACCCACACAAGACAAGACTTCTCCCGGCATTGCAGTCAACCAAGACCTCATCAATTGTATTGCGCGTCCTTTTTCATCCAAAGGTTGTAAGGAAATAGGCGTATTCGCTGGCACCTTGAACATCACCGAACCATCTTCTTCCACTGGCACTGTTCCCAACACGCGTTTCACATCCCAAGCGCTTTCGATGCCATGAATATCATGATTGCTCAACATTTGATTGAATCCAAATTTGTAAGCAAAAACTCTCAAAGACTTGATTTTTCCTTTTGGCACTCCTTGAGTTCCTTTGCCTTCATAAAGGTCTTGAATATATATCGTAGCTTCTTTTTCTCCTTTTATAGTCTTATCAGGAATGTCGATCGGTTTCTTTTTCTTCTTCAAAGGCAAAATCTCTCTGATTCCAGAATCTTCAAACTCATGAATCAGTGTAACATTATCAAACATATCAACCAAGTAAACTCCCCAAAGAGCATCAGGATTCATCTTTGCTGTAACTACAAAGTAATTATCATCTACAGGATAAGGCGTTGTAAAAAGTGGCCATACCCCCTTAACCAAGTGATCTTTAATCTCCGGCACAACCTCTCGTCCTTTGTAAGGAATCTCCTGCACGACACCGTCGGCTTCAAACCTGCCTTGTTGAGGATCAAATACTACCAATCTACCTGCTCTTGCAATGCCATGATGGCCAGTAACGATGCCAACAAACTTAGTCGGGTGATTTGGCAAGGGCTTCGCGTAAAAAAGACTATTCGGCCAGTATGAACCACTGCCATAGTACTCTTTTTTACCCGTTCCATCAGGATTCATATGCATCAATATACGCGTGAAATAATGGGTTTCATCAGTATATTCCCAACGCAAATACATGACACGGCCATTGTGCAACATAACTGGGTCCCACTCATTATCCTGGCCATAATTCAATTGTTTGAAATCCTTGCTTTCAGGATCAAACAAGCACAAATTGGCTACTGGATCTTTTCCATTCACGCAAGGAACCGCTTGCATTCCTATATTGGAAGCGCATATAATCTTTCCATTTGGCAGATACAGTCCTTCATGATAATCCAAATCAGGCTCCGTATCAGGCGTAAGCTGATTTACTTTGCCATCCTTCAGATTCATCTCATGCAAATGCCACCTGCCATTATTACCGGGTTTGGAGAACATCAGTTTATCCGCGTCATAATGCAACTCCAGATCATTGACTAATTCTCCTTTTTTAGGCTTGTAAACACTGCTGATCTGCGTTTTTCCAGTGGTAATATCGCTCAGCTTGATAATTTCAGTATCATAAGCGGTAGAAATATTCTTTATGCTTCCATGGGATGAAAAATTGCTTGGAGGGGTCCCAAGGTTTCGAGACTGAGCGGTACGAGCATTTTTCAATCTATGCCTGACAGCGATAAAGTCATCTTTTAAGAATGGATTCTCTAGCAAGATCTCTCGCTTCAACTTTTTCAAGCGAATGATCTCTTTGCGAGCTTCCTGATTATTCTGATAGACTTTTGCCTTGGCTTTATCATAAGATGCCATCAACTCATTATACTGCTCTTCGACCTGATCAAATCTATAAGTGTCTTTATTATTTTTTTTCAAATACTCCACAGACTCTTGGACCGCGCTAAGTTTAAAAAACTTGAGATGCTCTTCCTGAAATTCGTAAACACGAACAACTTCCAAGAATAGATTTAGCAAAGCCTTTGTATCATTTTCATTCTTCGATAATCTCTTTAGAAAATACTCTTTTTGCTCCAGTTTATCGACAACATTACGCACCATATTTTTCTCAAATACTTGTGGTTCTGCCCATAGCCACTTTTCAGCATCTCTTCCCGAGTATTTTAAGAAAGTACTCATTTGCTCACTATGCATCTCCGACAATGATTCGAAAATAACACTTGATGAATAGTTTTTAACATGGAGCTGAACTGTAGCTCTAACTCCCGACCGTTTACGATGCGTCCCTACTTTCGCATGAAAAGACTTGAATTTTTTACCCAAATCCAAGATCATCTCCCCAGGGGCATACACTCCAACTCCACGTTCCAACTCATTATTTCCAATATAAATAATTTCATCATCCTCAGGACTAATAACATCCAACTTTCCTTTGGCATCCACTTGACGGATAAAACTCATTTTATCTAAAAAGTGCTTATTGCCTGACTTGTCTATCAAAAAGGCA from Aureibacter tunicatorum carries:
- a CDS encoding SUMF1/EgtB/PvdO family nonheme iron enzyme, with amino-acid sequence MKRFNILTLLLCCCFHLSLIAQQVNISHQLVSSDDDWAQAMLKTQQAFQRYQAQVSFEMNYSPVMGINDDPYDINVDLSECDNLVLQADESTDNNVHDGAIFANAFLIDKSGNKHFLDKMSFIRQVDAKGKLDVISPEDDEIIYIGNNELERGVGVYAPGEMILDLGKKFKSFHAKVGTHRKRSGVRATVQLHVKNYSSSVIFESLSEMHSEQMSTFLKYSGRDAEKWLWAEPQVFEKNMVRNVVDKLEQKEYFLKRLSKNENDTKALLNLFLEVVRVYEFQEEHLKFFKLSAVQESVEYLKKNNKDTYRFDQVEEQYNELMASYDKAKAKVYQNNQEARKEIIRLKKLKREILLENPFLKDDFIAVRHRLKNARTAQSRNLGTPPSNFSSHGSIKNISTAYDTEIIKLSDITTGKTQISSVYKPKKGELVNDLELHYDADKLMFSKPGNNGRWHLHEMNLKDGKVNQLTPDTEPDLDYHEGLYLPNGKIICASNIGMQAVPCVNGKDPVANLCLFDPESKDFKQLNYGQDNEWDPVMLHNGRVMYLRWEYTDETHYFTRILMHMNPDGTGKKEYYGSGSYWPNSLFYAKPLPNHPTKFVGIVTGHHGIARAGRLVVFDPQQGRFEADGVVQEIPYKGREVVPEIKDHLVKGVWPLFTTPYPVDDNYFVVTAKMNPDALWGVYLVDMFDNVTLIHEFEDSGIREILPLKKKKKPIDIPDKTIKGEKEATIYIQDLYEGKGTQGVPKGKIKSLRVFAYKFGFNQMLSNHDIHGIESAWDVKRVLGTVPVEEDGSVMFKVPANTPISLQPLDEKGRAIQLMRSWLTAMPGEVLSCVGCHEDQNQVVKPKYTLASRKKPVEIMPMSGGGARPFSFDLEVQPVLDRNCISCHNGNNNEIPDFASDKKATDYNNFRESYLNLHPYISRPGPESDVHILTPMEFHASTSELVQLLESGHHGVELEDHEWEKLNTWIDLNVPYHGKWRDVTEYRGFNQEERRKVLAEKYNNLYDNSDEELLQREKYLKETPLNKPEWIVEKEQEAIVKKKKLKNWPFDTKKASSMQLKNLASTARKVVKLNDSISMTFVRIPAGQYLRDGKAVKIAQSFWMSTTELTNAQYRTLHPEYVSRMIDQHWKDHTGLGYEANKDEQPVIRLSWEEAMQFANDLTDNFEYLFDLPTEDEWEWACLSGSDTGWSYGEENSFAKYANLADETLREMTVAGVNPKPMPEYHPKFKYNNFLPRAWGVDDGSLIQVDVAQYKPNAWGLYDMHGNVKEWTKTNHTLSGDKKRVKGGSWKDRPLRAKAFFSIPFSSWQKVPDVGVRLIIREK